A single Drechmeria coniospora strain ARSEF 6962 chromosome 03, whole genome shotgun sequence DNA region contains:
- a CDS encoding actin lateral binding protein, whose translation MDRIKEKMNSLRLEADESAAKNQELQAQVKTLEQEKMSKEQEVTSLQHKNNLLETEVEKLESNIKDLKTAADEGLQRGTQNETLQRRLQLLEEEAEEADKTLREANEKLRQTDVRAGHFERKVQALENERDQWEQKYEEMAKKHTTLQKELEELQQEIGNI comes from the exons ATGGATCGCATCAAGGAG AAAATGAACTCTCTTcgcctcgaggccgatgaaTCCGCGGCCAAGAACCAGGAGCTGCAGGCCCAGGTCAAGACTCTAGAACAGGAAAAGATGTCGAAGGAGCAGGAAGTCACCTCACTTCAGCACAAAAACAACCTCCTCGAGACCGAGGTCGAAAAGCTCGAGTCCAACATCAAAGACCTGAAGactgctgccgacgagggtcTACAACGCGGCACCCAGAACGAGACTCTCCAGCGACGActgcagctgctcgaggaagaggcggaAGAGGCTGACAAGACTCTTCGTGAGGCCAACGAGAA GCTTCGGCAAACCGACGTCCGAGCCGGTCATTTCGAGCGCAAGGTTCAGGCCCTCGAGAACGAGCGCGACCAATGGGAGCAGAAGTATGAAGAGATGGCTAAGAAGCACACAACCCTGCAGAAGGAGCTGGAGGAGCTCCAACAGGAGATTGGCAACATTTAG
- a CDS encoding Ribosomal RNA-processing protein 17, whose product MVAKQRGNRLASAPPSKRRKINSAVEEVSFDLDARHEYLTGFHKRKQQRIKHAQEQAAKQARQEKLEARKQLRNERKKEVEEHVETVNRLLRESGAIVDPVESESQDEEAKDDWDGFPDKPDLDIIDHEEEYVDEDRYTTVTVESVSVSRDGLSKPQRSTDEVLGDQEGESNEGSEDEATKRPTKPKKKKKKFRYESRIERQLTQRRHKAKSKRN is encoded by the exons ATGGTCGCGAAACAAAGAGGCAACAGACTTGCCTCCGCACCTCCAAGCAAGAGGCGGAAAATAAATtctgccgtcgaggaggtctCGTTTGACTTGGATGCACGCCACGAGTATCTCACAGGCTTTCACAAGAGGAAGCAGCAGAGAATAAAGCACGCCCAGGAACAGGCAGCCAAGCAAGCCCGCCAGGAAAAGCTCGAAGCCCGCAAGCAG CTGCGGAACGAGCGCAAAAAAGAGGTAGAGGAGCATGTCGAAACCGTCAATCGTCTATTGAGAGAGTCTGGGGCAATAGTTGACCCTGTCGAGTCTGAATCtcaggacgaggaggcgaaggACGATTGGGATGGGTTTCCCGACAAGCCGGACCTGGATATCATCGATCACGAAGAGGAATACGTCGACGAAGATCGATACACCACAGTGACGGTCGAATCGGTCTCCGTATCAAGAGATGGGCTTAGCAAACCACAGCGCTCTACTGACGAAGTTTTGGGGGATCAAGAGGGGGAATCAAATGAGGGctcggaggacgaggcgaccAAACGGCCGACGAAACcaaagaagaagaagaagaaattTCGATACGAAAGTCGCATTGAGAGGCAACTGACGCAGCGAAGACATAAGGCCAAATCAAAGAGAAATTAA